A single genomic interval of Metamycoplasma salivarium harbors:
- a CDS encoding adenine phosphoribosyltransferase — protein sequence MKLKKYIRTVYDFPKKGIEFKDISLLLANGKALHYTINEMAKLAKDADIIVGPDARGFLFGTPVAAKLSKPFIMIRKQGKLPGEVRSYDYGLEYGRDILEIQKGIAKKGQKAVIIDDVLATGGTLKAIIKLLEAEGVEVLRVIVLMELEGFDSRNMLNCEVKNLIYIKKGE from the coding sequence ATGAAGTTAAAAAAATATATTAGAACTGTTTATGATTTCCCAAAAAAAGGTATTGAATTTAAAGATATTTCATTGCTTTTAGCAAATGGAAAAGCTTTGCATTACACGATTAATGAAATGGCAAAATTAGCTAAAGATGCAGACATTATTGTAGGTCCTGATGCAAGAGGTTTTTTATTTGGAACACCCGTTGCCGCTAAATTGTCAAAACCTTTTATTATGATAAGAAAGCAAGGTAAATTGCCCGGTGAAGTTAGAAGCTATGATTATGGGCTTGAATATGGTCGCGATATTTTAGAAATTCAAAAAGGTATTGCTAAGAAAGGTCAAAAAGCAGTCATTATTGATGATGTTTTAGCCACAGGCGGTACTTTAAAAGCAATTATTAAATTATTAGAAGCAGAAGGCGTTGAAGTTTTAAGGGTTATTGTTTTAATGGAACTTGAAGGTTTTGATAGTCGCAATATGTTAAATTGCGAAGTTAAAAACTTAATTTATATTAAAAAAGGAGAATAA
- a CDS encoding Abi family protein, with protein sequence MIEIFLGLFLQNSVIQAFAKTFEKWKNVSVIDSEDKWHFHAGRILRISDKAWNKIFTNKVNSNYKKSLKEEILEQIKREKHSNLAKKYEKSHYTYMPIWSIVLFLDFGILMLIIKSFNTICFNYVIEHFQEKSYVKYKMNRGEFNSIFYLLKDIRNKVCHSDVLYNYDNESNQVISINAFLRRNNLTVENINRFRFFDLVRLISIISKGFDDSLQSLVSFKNNVKNAMLCFTSKSIFNAILEFMHFSTFNFIYKIN encoded by the coding sequence TTGATAGAAATATTTCTAGGATTATTTTTACAAAACTCAGTAATTCAAGCATTTGCAAAGACATTTGAAAAATGAAAAAATGTTTCAGTTATTGATAGTGAAGATAAATGGCATTTTCATGCTGGTCGAATTTTAAGGATATCTGACAAAGCCTGAAACAAAATTTTTACAAACAAAGTTAATTCAAATTACAAAAAATCACTTAAAGAAGAAATTTTGGAGCAAATTAAAAGAGAAAAGCATAGCAATTTGGCAAAGAAATATGAAAAGTCACATTATACTTATATGCCAATATGGTCAATCGTTTTGTTTTTAGATTTTGGAATTTTGATGTTAATTATAAAATCATTTAATACTATTTGTTTCAATTATGTAATAGAACATTTCCAAGAAAAATCATATGTAAAATACAAAATGAATAGAGGTGAATTTAATAGTATATTTTATTTGTTAAAGGACATTAGAAATAAAGTTTGTCATTCTGATGTACTCTACAATTATGATAACGAATCCAACCAAGTTATTTCTATAAATGCTTTTCTAAGAAGAAATAATCTTACAGTTGAAAATATAAATAGATTTAGATTTTTTGATTTGGTAAGATTGATTTCAATTATTTCGAAGGGTTTTGATGATTCTTTGCAATCATTAGTCTCATTTAAAAATAATGTTAAAAATGCAATGTTATGTTTTACAAGCAAAAGTATTTTTAATGCAATATTGGAATTTATGCATTTTTCTACATTTAATTTCATATATAAAATTAATTAA
- a CDS encoding division/cell wall cluster transcriptional repressor MraZ: MFGKFNRNLDDKNRIVIPTKILKELGDVFYISLSLDNSLVIRSAAEFTKFKARISENSMLDKEFRNLTRIIFANTEELSPDKLGRVTMPKYLLEKITIKKDVVFIGNGNYCELFAKEVYDNFEKTYENEENLDKLADKLALKGIKL, encoded by the coding sequence ATGTTTGGAAAATTTAACAGAAACCTTGATGATAAGAACAGAATCGTAATTCCAACAAAAATTTTGAAGGAATTAGGTGATGTTTTTTACATCTCATTAAGTTTGGATAACAGCTTAGTGATCAGAAGTGCTGCTGAATTTACAAAATTTAAGGCGCGGATTAGTGAAAATTCGATGTTAGATAAAGAGTTCCGTAACTTAACAAGAATTATCTTTGCTAACACAGAAGAATTATCACCTGATAAATTAGGTCGTGTTACTATGCCAAAATATCTACTTGAAAAAATCACTATAAAAAAAGATGTTGTTTTCATAGGAAATGGAAATTATTGTGAACTTTTTGCAAAAGAGGTTTATGACAATTTTGAAAAAACTTATGAAAATGAAGAAAATCTTGACAAACTTGCCGATAAACTTGCCTTAAAAGGTATTAAGTTATAG
- the rsmH gene encoding 16S rRNA (cytosine(1402)-N(4))-methyltransferase RsmH: METHLPVLLQEVIDNLDIKDNGIYVDLTLGRAGHSQEILKKLKTGKLICFDKDIEALNQSKQILEKISSNFILIKSDFRFLTQELEKIGIYAVDGILADLGVSSPQLDNVNRGFSYSQNSDLDMRMDLDNTISAKEIVNQYSEDKLVELFVKNADVKFPKKIAKAIINNRPINTSFELVDILRQNLPAYIVRQKNPAKQIFQALRIAVNDELDGLKELLDQIPSILKMHGKLLIITFHSKEDKIVKEFYQKRVYQDPRIARLPIPNMKFWSQKVIYPSEQEIALNKRAHSAKLRIITKE, translated from the coding sequence ATAGAAACACATCTTCCAGTCTTATTACAAGAAGTCATTGACAATCTTGATATTAAAGACAATGGAATTTATGTTGATTTAACTTTAGGTCGTGCAGGACATAGCCAAGAAATTCTAAAAAAATTGAAAACTGGCAAACTAATTTGCTTTGATAAAGACATAGAGGCTTTAAATCAAAGCAAACAAATTCTTGAAAAAATTAGTTCTAACTTTATTTTAATTAAAAGTGATTTTAGGTTCTTAACTCAAGAACTTGAAAAAATTGGAATATATGCAGTTGATGGAATTTTAGCTGACTTAGGTGTTAGTAGTCCACAACTTGATAATGTAAATAGAGGATTTAGTTATTCTCAAAATTCAGATTTGGATATGAGAATGGATTTAGATAATACTATATCTGCAAAAGAAATTGTTAATCAATATTCTGAAGATAAATTAGTTGAATTATTTGTTAAAAATGCTGATGTAAAGTTTCCAAAAAAAATTGCGAAAGCTATCATTAACAATCGCCCAATTAATACTTCATTTGAACTAGTTGATATTTTAAGGCAAAATCTTCCTGCTTATATAGTAAGACAAAAAAATCCCGCTAAACAAATATTTCAAGCACTAAGAATTGCAGTAAATGATGAACTTGATGGTCTTAAGGAACTTTTAGATCAAATTCCAAGTATCTTAAAAATGCATGGAAAACTCTTAATCATAACTTTCCATTCGAAAGAAGACAAAATTGTGAAAGAGTTTTATCAAAAAAGAGTCTATCAAGATCCAAGAATTGCAAGATTGCCAATTCCCAATATGAAATTTTGAAGTCAAAAGGTTATATATCCTTCTGAACAAGAAATTGCATTAAATAAAAGAGCACATAGTGCAAAACTTAGAATCATCACAAAAGAGTAA